The following proteins are encoded in a genomic region of Verrucomicrobiia bacterium:
- the hypB gene encoding hydrogenase nickel incorporation protein HypB: MCRDCGCGLPGENPAGVSAVHGHEHEHDHEHEHGPGHHHGEEHDHSHSHTHRHAHSHGSVDHQPLAQERRVVEVRQAILEKNDRLAERNRGFFHARGVLVLNILSSPGSGKTTFLQETLRSMGGKLKAGLVVGDLATDNDARRLRGAGAPVVQITTGTVCHLDSEMVARAVQQLPLDHLELLFIENVGNLVCPASYDLGEDLRVVLLSVTEGEDKPLKYPPIFQAADAVIISKSDLAQACGYDRAGALANIRRVAPKARIFELSAKTGEGMEPWRQFLLEKHQATKSCHPLAC, from the coding sequence ATGTGTAGAGATTGCGGATGTGGATTGCCGGGCGAGAACCCGGCAGGTGTTAGCGCCGTTCACGGACATGAGCATGAGCATGACCACGAGCATGAGCATGGACCGGGACATCATCACGGTGAGGAACATGACCATTCGCATTCACACACCCACCGGCATGCTCATTCCCACGGCAGCGTGGACCATCAACCCCTCGCCCAAGAGCGGCGCGTCGTCGAGGTGCGCCAGGCTATCCTGGAAAAAAACGATCGCCTGGCCGAGCGCAACCGAGGATTCTTTCACGCTCGCGGTGTGCTCGTTCTGAACATCCTTTCCTCGCCGGGTTCCGGCAAGACGACCTTCCTGCAGGAGACCCTTCGGTCGATGGGGGGGAAACTCAAGGCGGGGTTGGTTGTAGGCGACCTGGCAACCGATAATGACGCCCGGCGGTTGCGCGGCGCGGGGGCGCCGGTTGTGCAAATTACCACTGGCACCGTGTGCCATCTGGATTCCGAGATGGTGGCACGGGCTGTTCAGCAACTTCCTCTAGACCATCTCGAGCTGCTTTTCATCGAGAATGTCGGCAATTTGGTTTGTCCCGCCTCCTACGATTTAGGCGAGGACCTTCGGGTCGTCCTGCTCTCGGTCACCGAAGGGGAGGACAAGCCGCTGAAATATCCGCCTATTTTCCAAGCGGCGGATGCGGTCATCATCAGCAAGAGCGACCTGGCGCAGGCCTGCGGTTATGATCGCGCCGGGGCATTGGCCAATATCCGCAGGGTGGCGCCCAAGGCGCGCATCTTCGAGCTGTCCGCCAAAACCGGGGAAGGCATGGAACCCTGGCGTCAGTTCCTGCTCGAAAAGCATCAAGCCACTAAAAGCTGCCATCCCTTGGCGTGCTGA
- the hypA gene encoding hydrogenase maturation nickel metallochaperone HypA: MHELSIMQSALSVALVQAAEAGASRVHLIRLRIGALSGVVPDALQFAFEALAPGTPAEGAELAIDHIPARFWCSTCSREFQADDMLAECPSCHQLSGELRAGRELEVASMEIE; the protein is encoded by the coding sequence ATGCACGAATTATCGATCATGCAAAGCGCGTTGAGTGTGGCTCTGGTGCAAGCGGCCGAGGCCGGGGCCAGCCGGGTGCATCTGATCCGCCTGCGCATCGGAGCGCTCAGCGGTGTAGTGCCGGACGCCTTGCAATTTGCCTTCGAGGCCCTGGCCCCGGGCACCCCCGCCGAAGGGGCCGAGTTGGCCATCGACCATATCCCCGCGCGGTTTTGGTGCTCGACGTGCTCACGTGAATTCCAAGCCGACGACATGCTGGCCGAATGCCCTTCCTGCCACCAGCTCAGTGGAGAATTGCGCGCTGGACGCGAGTTGGAAGTAGCCTCAATGGAGATTGAATAA
- a CDS encoding ribulokinase, protein MGANYSIGLDYGTNSVRTVLVDTANGREVATAVWNYAHGNDGVILSRDPNLARQHPADYLTGAEFTIRKALALAKRKVRGFKPEQVIGIGVDTTGSTPLPVDRDGMALGLDRSFAKNPAALAWLWKDHTGVNEAADITALARKIRPQYLAKCGGTYSSEWFFSKILHCLRTSPEVFDAAHLWVECADWVPAMLTGTQSPNKLAIGICAAGHKAMFSDDWGGYPDAEFLSQLHPKLGELRARLRPKASAVDRPAGRLTADWAKRTGLPASIPVAVGAFDAHLGGVGSGIQPGTLVKIIGTSTCDMMVAPLEEKLPDIPGLCGIVAGSILPGFYGLEAGQSAVGDIFNWFTNYIQPGGKKAGTHEALSKTASRTAPGESGLLALDWNNGNRTILVDQRLTGLLLGQTLYTTPAEIYRALIEATAFGAMTIINRFEEYGVKVRQIVNCGGIAEKNPLVMQIYADVTGRPIKISRSGQTCALGAAIAGAVVAGKAGGGYDKYAEAQKSMTGLKSRVFEPNPQAHAVYERLYALYRKLHDAFGTQQADGALYGVMKELIEIRNHART, encoded by the coding sequence ATGGGCGCCAACTACAGCATCGGACTCGATTACGGCACCAACTCCGTGCGCACGGTCCTGGTGGACACCGCCAATGGCCGCGAAGTGGCCACTGCGGTCTGGAATTATGCCCATGGCAATGATGGAGTAATCCTCTCGCGGGATCCGAACCTGGCGCGCCAACATCCGGCCGATTACCTCACCGGAGCGGAGTTCACGATTCGCAAAGCCCTGGCACTGGCAAAACGCAAGGTGCGCGGGTTCAAACCGGAGCAGGTTATCGGCATCGGCGTCGATACAACCGGCAGCACCCCTTTGCCGGTGGACCGCGATGGGATGGCCCTCGGATTGGACCGGAGTTTTGCCAAGAATCCCGCTGCCCTGGCATGGCTCTGGAAAGACCACACCGGCGTCAACGAGGCGGCAGACATCACAGCACTCGCGCGCAAAATCCGTCCGCAGTATCTCGCGAAATGCGGCGGCACCTATTCGAGTGAATGGTTTTTCAGCAAAATTCTGCATTGCCTGCGGACAAGCCCGGAAGTTTTCGATGCTGCTCACTTGTGGGTCGAATGCGCCGATTGGGTTCCCGCCATGCTGACCGGGACGCAGTCTCCCAATAAGCTGGCGATTGGCATTTGCGCCGCCGGGCACAAAGCCATGTTCAGCGACGATTGGGGCGGCTACCCGGATGCTGAATTTCTTTCGCAACTGCACCCGAAGCTGGGCGAGTTGCGCGCGCGGCTGCGCCCCAAGGCATCCGCTGTTGACCGGCCGGCAGGCAGGCTCACGGCCGACTGGGCCAAACGCACCGGGCTGCCGGCCAGTATCCCGGTAGCCGTCGGCGCGTTTGACGCGCACCTGGGCGGAGTGGGCTCGGGCATCCAACCGGGAACGCTCGTCAAGATTATCGGCACCAGCACCTGCGACATGATGGTAGCGCCCCTTGAAGAAAAGCTGCCGGACATTCCGGGCCTCTGCGGGATTGTTGCGGGCAGCATCCTGCCTGGGTTTTATGGGCTGGAAGCAGGCCAATCCGCTGTAGGCGATATTTTCAACTGGTTCACCAATTACATTCAACCTGGGGGCAAAAAGGCCGGCACACATGAGGCCTTGAGCAAAACCGCAAGCCGGACCGCCCCTGGCGAATCGGGTCTGCTGGCATTGGATTGGAACAACGGCAACCGGACAATCCTGGTTGATCAGCGTCTAACGGGCCTGCTGTTGGGACAGACGCTGTACACCACGCCCGCCGAGATTTACCGCGCCCTGATCGAGGCTACCGCTTTTGGGGCAATGACCATCATCAACCGTTTCGAGGAATACGGGGTCAAGGTCCGGCAAATCGTCAATTGCGGCGGGATTGCTGAGAAGAATCCATTGGTGATGCAAATCTACGCCGACGTGACAGGCCGGCCGATTAAGATATCGCGTTCAGGACAAACTTGCGCCCTGGGCGCCGCTATAGCCGGGGCAGTCGTTGCCGGCAAGGCGGGTGGAGGTTACGACAAATACGCCGAGGCTCAGAAGTCGATGACCGGCTTGAAATCGCGCGTGTTCGAGCCGAACCCGCAAGCCCACGCGGTCTATGAGCGGCTCTATGCGCTTTACCGCAAGCTCCACGACGCATTTGGCACACAGCAGGCTGACGGGGCCTTGTACGGTGTGATGAAGGAGTTGATCGAAATCCGCAACCACGCGCGAACTTAA
- a CDS encoding L-ribulose-5-phosphate 4-epimerase, protein MLERLRREVYQANLRLVREGLVIHTWGNASGIDRKKGLVVIKPSGVPYGQMKAQDMVLVRLETGEVVHSKLKPSSDTATHLALYRAFPGISGIVHTHSLYATAWAQTCRALPALGTTHADYFHGAIPCTRLLTPAEIASDYEANTGKVIVETFGGRDPLACPGVLVASHGPFAWGASVADAVHHAAILEHLARLAGETLRLLPAAKPMNQALLDKHFLRKHGPGAYYGQTARSERPGPSGNKTQTT, encoded by the coding sequence ATGCTGGAACGACTCCGAAGAGAAGTTTATCAAGCCAATCTGCGGCTGGTCCGGGAAGGATTGGTCATTCATACCTGGGGCAATGCAAGCGGAATCGACCGCAAAAAAGGGCTGGTGGTGATTAAACCATCAGGGGTGCCTTACGGCCAGATGAAGGCGCAGGATATGGTTCTGGTCCGCCTGGAAACAGGCGAGGTGGTCCATAGCAAACTGAAGCCCAGCTCGGATACGGCAACGCACCTGGCCCTTTACCGGGCGTTCCCGGGCATCAGCGGCATCGTCCATACGCATAGTCTCTATGCCACGGCCTGGGCGCAAACCTGCCGTGCGCTGCCCGCCCTGGGCACGACCCATGCCGATTACTTTCATGGCGCGATACCCTGCACACGCCTTTTAACACCAGCAGAAATCGCCTCTGATTACGAAGCCAACACCGGCAAGGTTATCGTCGAGACCTTTGGCGGACGCGATCCGCTGGCTTGTCCCGGGGTGCTGGTCGCCAGCCACGGCCCCTTCGCCTGGGGCGCTTCGGTGGCCGACGCTGTTCATCACGCGGCTATTCTCGAGCACCTGGCACGATTGGCAGGCGAGACCTTGCGCCTGTTACCGGCAGCAAAACCGATGAACCAGGCCTTGCTTGATAAACATTTCCTGCGCAAACATGGTCCGGGCGCTTACTACGGACAAACGGCGCGCAGCGAGAGGCCGGGCCCTTCTGGCAATAAAACCCAAACAACCTAA
- a CDS encoding Gfo/Idh/MocA family oxidoreductase: MKSEEPSSEKINVAVVGLGFMGVTHLRAYLDNPAANVVAVCDAARLPVNGILQGVAGNVKKTADINLGPEVKVFRQLEEVLAEPEVALVDLCTPTPLHPQQAVAALRAGKNVLCEKPLARTSALARDVLNALETAPGFLMPAMCMRFWPGWSWLKEVVEQKTYGPVLAARFRRMSEMPAWSKQGTYSAGGDLGGALYDMHIHDTDFVHYLFGRPEAVFSTGQSKDGGPINHVVTQYVYPGGPTVYAEGTWLLTQGFHMAYTLHCQGATLDFDLARGPQAMQVTEPGRPSRVVLNDGPDGYAEEIRYVLECAQKRQRPTVVTARDGLVALEICEAEEKSVRSGQAVLLAK, from the coding sequence ATGAAATCCGAAGAACCTTCATCAGAGAAAATAAACGTGGCGGTGGTTGGGCTCGGCTTCATGGGGGTGACGCATCTGCGGGCCTACCTGGACAACCCTGCGGCCAACGTGGTGGCCGTGTGTGACGCCGCGCGCCTGCCGGTCAATGGCATCCTGCAAGGGGTGGCCGGGAACGTCAAAAAAACGGCTGACATCAACCTGGGCCCCGAGGTCAAAGTGTTCCGCCAGCTTGAAGAGGTCCTCGCCGAGCCGGAGGTGGCGCTGGTCGATCTGTGCACGCCCACCCCGCTGCATCCCCAGCAAGCCGTCGCCGCGTTGAGAGCGGGCAAGAATGTGCTATGCGAGAAGCCCCTGGCCCGCACGTCGGCATTGGCGCGAGACGTTCTGAATGCGCTGGAAACAGCGCCCGGCTTTCTGATGCCGGCGATGTGCATGCGCTTTTGGCCCGGCTGGAGCTGGCTTAAGGAGGTGGTCGAGCAAAAGACCTACGGCCCCGTGCTAGCCGCCCGGTTTCGCCGGATGTCCGAGATGCCGGCCTGGAGCAAGCAAGGCACTTACTCTGCCGGCGGCGACCTCGGCGGCGCTCTTTACGACATGCATATCCATGACACCGATTTTGTTCATTACCTCTTTGGCCGCCCAGAGGCTGTGTTCTCCACCGGCCAAAGCAAGGACGGCGGGCCGATCAACCATGTCGTCACCCAGTACGTCTATCCGGGCGGGCCGACGGTCTATGCGGAAGGGACCTGGTTGTTAACCCAAGGCTTTCACATGGCTTACACGCTCCATTGCCAAGGGGCGACGCTGGATTTCGATTTGGCCCGCGGCCCCCAGGCGATGCAGGTAACCGAACCTGGCCGGCCATCGAGAGTGGTGCTCAACGACGGACCGGATGGTTACGCCGAGGAGATTCGCTACGTCCTGGAGTGCGCCCAAAAACGCCAGAGGCCAACGGTGGTGACCGCGCGCGACGGGCTTGTGGCGCTGGAAATCTGCGAGGCCGAGGAGAAGTCGGTGCGGTCAGGGCAGGCGGTGCTGCTGGCAAAATGA
- a CDS encoding site-specific DNA-methyltransferase has product MGLFGQQERIDDTLKADSKIVLVCGDSAKTLQAMPSGFAKLIISSPPYNIGKEYEVQTKLDGYLEGLKPVLDQLARVLADGGSLCWQVGNYVERSEVFPLDIYFYPIFKKLGLRLRNRIVWHFEHGLHCSLRFSGRYETLLWFTKGQDYTFNLDAVRVPSKYPGKTHYKPGPNYGKFSGNPLGKNPSDVWRLMAHEWESGLWTIPNVKANHPEKTIHPCQFPIELVERCVLACTNEGDWVLDPFSGVGSALLAAVRHSRKAFGIDKDLEYIREAKARMGKLFSGELPYRQLGKPVHQPTGREKVSQVPTEWKKETQNANDSCGQLFVQ; this is encoded by the coding sequence ATGGGATTGTTCGGACAACAGGAACGAATTGACGACACGCTTAAAGCGGATTCCAAGATCGTGCTGGTCTGTGGGGATTCAGCAAAGACACTTCAAGCCATGCCGTCCGGTTTTGCGAAACTTATTATCTCTTCGCCTCCTTACAACATCGGAAAAGAGTATGAGGTTCAGACCAAGTTGGATGGTTACCTGGAGGGGTTAAAACCGGTGCTGGATCAACTCGCCAGAGTCCTTGCGGACGGGGGTTCGTTATGCTGGCAGGTTGGGAATTACGTAGAGCGCAGCGAAGTTTTCCCCCTCGACATCTACTTTTACCCAATTTTTAAAAAGCTTGGATTACGACTCCGCAATCGGATCGTGTGGCATTTCGAGCACGGCTTGCACTGCTCTTTAAGGTTCAGTGGCAGGTATGAAACCCTACTGTGGTTCACCAAAGGACAGGATTATACTTTCAACCTGGATGCTGTCAGGGTGCCGTCGAAATATCCTGGCAAAACACACTATAAACCCGGGCCAAACTACGGGAAATTCTCAGGTAATCCTCTTGGCAAAAACCCAAGCGATGTTTGGAGATTAATGGCGCACGAGTGGGAAAGCGGCCTTTGGACAATCCCCAACGTAAAAGCCAACCACCCGGAAAAAACAATTCATCCATGCCAATTTCCCATTGAGTTGGTGGAGCGCTGCGTCCTGGCCTGCACAAATGAAGGCGATTGGGTTCTGGACCCATTTTCCGGCGTCGGAAGCGCATTACTCGCGGCCGTGCGGCACAGCCGGAAAGCTTTCGGGATCGACAAAGACTTGGAATATATCCGCGAAGCCAAGGCCAGGATGGGCAAACTTTTTTCCGGTGAGCTGCCTTACCGTCAACTCGGCAAGCCAGTTCACCAGCCGACCGGACGTGAGAAAGTCAGCCAGGTTCCAACGGAATGGAAGAAAGAAACCCAAAACGCCAATGATTCTTGCGGCCAGCTATTCGTTCAATAA
- the recA gene encoding recombinase RecA, translated as MAVKTLEKPAEKAADKVIDGKAAEAAKVSAARQRDLDAAISSITKAYGEGSIMRLGDARALKQIEVIPTGALAVDLALGVGGIPRGRVVEIFGPESSGKTTLMLHVIANAQKAGGLAAFIDAEHALDPGYAKRLGVDLEDLLVSQPDSGEEALSICETLARSNALDVIVIDSVAALVPKAELEGEMGMATMGMQARLMSQALRKLTAVLARAKTTCVFTNQMREKVGVMFGNPETTPGGKALKFYASVRIDIRRKDTIKDAAGNAIGNHVKVKIVKNKVAPPFAEAEFDIIYNHGINKEGSLLDVGIDVGAVDKKGAWLQFDGELIGQGKEAAQKTLAEKPELAQKIVEAIMAKRNSQSVAAAA; from the coding sequence ATGGCTGTAAAAACTTTGGAAAAACCCGCCGAGAAAGCCGCTGATAAGGTCATAGATGGCAAGGCCGCTGAGGCCGCAAAGGTCTCGGCAGCGCGTCAGCGCGATCTGGATGCCGCCATTTCCAGCATTACCAAGGCCTACGGCGAGGGCAGCATCATGCGCCTGGGCGACGCCCGGGCGCTCAAACAAATCGAGGTCATCCCCACGGGCGCCCTGGCGGTGGACCTGGCCCTTGGCGTGGGCGGTATCCCGCGCGGGCGGGTAGTCGAGATTTTCGGCCCGGAATCCTCCGGCAAAACCACCCTGATGCTCCATGTCATTGCCAATGCCCAAAAGGCGGGCGGCCTGGCGGCCTTCATCGATGCCGAACACGCCCTGGACCCCGGCTATGCCAAACGCCTTGGGGTCGATCTTGAAGATTTGCTCGTCTCGCAGCCCGACAGCGGCGAGGAGGCCCTGTCCATTTGCGAAACCCTGGCGCGCTCCAACGCCCTGGACGTGATTGTAATTGACTCCGTCGCGGCCCTGGTGCCCAAGGCGGAGTTGGAAGGTGAGATGGGCATGGCGACGATGGGCATGCAGGCCCGCCTCATGAGCCAGGCCCTCCGTAAATTGACGGCGGTTCTTGCCCGCGCCAAGACCACTTGCGTTTTTACCAACCAAATGCGCGAGAAAGTAGGCGTGATGTTTGGCAACCCCGAGACGACCCCCGGGGGAAAGGCGCTCAAGTTCTATGCCAGCGTCCGCATTGATATCCGGCGCAAGGACACCATCAAAGACGCCGCGGGCAATGCCATTGGCAACCATGTCAAGGTCAAGATCGTCAAAAACAAAGTCGCCCCGCCCTTTGCCGAGGCCGAGTTTGATATCATTTACAATCATGGAATCAATAAGGAAGGCAGCCTGCTGGATGTCGGCATCGACGTGGGCGCCGTGGATAAGAAGGGGGCGTGGCTCCAGTTTGATGGCGAGTTGATTGGGCAAGGCAAAGAAGCAGCCCAAAAAACCCTGGCGGAAAAACCCGAGTTAGCGCAAAAGATCGTCGAGGCAATCATGGCCAAACGCAACTCCCAAAGCGTGGCCGCTGCCGCCTGA
- a CDS encoding BglII/BstYI family type II restriction endonuclease: MILAASYSFNNGERAVKEAYPDLLQEITDSISKVNALDCKTKKSNEKTMPGDMLYSPVALNKQFKKQLLPKGWSTVRVKCEYATEYYAEGYVPKKLRKGAFREMDFIKRKLGVEIQLGKYAFMVYNVAAKMTIFRNLGHIDTGIEIVPVKGLAEGMSSGVSYFEQFVWDLERRGVANIDVPVLILGIDDVYCPPGNA; the protein is encoded by the coding sequence ATGATTCTTGCGGCCAGCTATTCGTTCAATAACGGCGAACGCGCGGTCAAGGAGGCGTATCCGGATCTCCTGCAGGAAATTACGGACTCCATAAGCAAAGTTAATGCTCTGGATTGCAAAACCAAGAAGAGCAACGAAAAGACAATGCCGGGGGATATGCTTTACTCCCCAGTGGCTCTCAATAAACAATTCAAAAAGCAGTTGCTTCCGAAGGGGTGGAGCACAGTTCGCGTTAAATGCGAATACGCGACGGAGTATTATGCAGAGGGATATGTTCCCAAAAAGCTTCGCAAGGGCGCATTCCGAGAGATGGACTTTATTAAACGAAAGCTCGGGGTTGAAATCCAATTAGGGAAATATGCTTTCATGGTTTACAACGTTGCTGCCAAGATGACGATCTTTCGCAACCTGGGGCACATTGACACCGGCATTGAAATAGTTCCCGTTAAAGGTTTGGCCGAGGGAATGAGTAGCGGCGTCAGTTATTTTGAGCAGTTTGTATGGGACCTTGAAAGGCGCGGAGTGGCGAATATTGACGTGCCTGTTCTAATCCTCGGGATCGACGATGTTTATTGTCCACCGGGAAATGCGTAA
- the glnD gene encoding [protein-PII] uridylyltransferase gives MKKIEADAAARLPLPPGRLPTQELARYKAFLKLEGHRLRMQHRAGGGGLETCRARATMLDLLLRHLWEGARASLSEQGQKEFPPMALIAIGGYGRAELNPHSDIDFMFLHERQIAGSRPLPHLSKVIDGLLYPLWDLGLKVGHSVRTIEESVKVANTDMQSKTSLIEARLISGDEAMFKKFEKTIRSKCVEGCEEEYIAMRLEDQAARRAKFGNSACMQEPNLKNGCGGLRDYQNLLWMALFKYRTRSLKDLQGHQFITESERKQLEAAYDFLLRVRTEMHYHANRAMDVLSKSLQPAIAHNLGYRERSPSKRIEQFMRAVYTHSRNIFLITRTLEQRMALLPRPKRLSLRSFLPKGKTPPVEQVDGFKFVDGEIRAAAPRVFREQPRRMMRVFIYAQQRGLNLDPDLAQLVRNDIGLVDRSFLSDEHVRESFLMILSQRGNVARVLRAMHECDLLGKYIPEFGKLTCLVQHEFYHQYTADEHTLMCIEQLDRIWEAKAPPQDAYAPLFQKLERPFLLYLGLLLHDVGKPEGHGNHAAVSAQLAQRVAKRLALDAASTQNLTLLIENHLLMASTSQRRDLDDEAVIRRFAGQVQGPENLAMLTLHTFVDSLATSDKLWNGFKDSLLWNLHHKALRLLTGATEFMRAGEKQRELLMNEVRRQMPDQLTDEELHAHFGTLPQRYFQVHSAREILDDLVLAHRFMRLQVSDEESPLSPAVNWHNYPDRACNAVKVCTWDRAGLFRKIAGSLSAAGLNILSAQIFTRSDGVVLDTFFVNDPRSGNLAGVDQRDLFESLIDKALTGEEIDFHALIARQKVTRPAYQAYTGERIPTRIAFDNESSDTRTVIEIENEDRIGLLYTISQALTALELDISAAKINTEKGAAIDIFYVRELAGGKVMDPARQRTIESQLRQAIRVLEKL, from the coding sequence GTGAAAAAAATTGAGGCAGACGCCGCGGCGCGGCTGCCGTTGCCCCCGGGCCGCCTGCCGACCCAGGAACTGGCGCGCTACAAGGCCTTTCTCAAACTCGAAGGACACCGGCTCAGGATGCAACACCGGGCGGGCGGGGGAGGGTTGGAGACATGCCGGGCGCGCGCGACGATGCTGGATTTGTTGCTGCGCCATTTGTGGGAGGGGGCCAGGGCCAGCCTGTCCGAGCAGGGGCAGAAGGAGTTTCCGCCGATGGCGCTGATTGCCATAGGTGGTTACGGGCGGGCGGAGTTGAACCCGCACAGCGACATCGATTTCATGTTCCTGCACGAGCGCCAGATTGCCGGGAGCCGTCCGTTGCCGCATTTGTCCAAGGTCATCGACGGCTTGCTCTACCCGTTGTGGGACCTCGGGCTGAAGGTGGGGCACTCGGTCCGAACAATCGAGGAGTCGGTGAAAGTGGCCAATACGGACATGCAATCCAAGACCTCGCTGATTGAGGCGCGGCTGATCAGCGGGGATGAGGCGATGTTCAAGAAATTTGAAAAGACGATTCGTTCCAAGTGCGTCGAGGGCTGCGAGGAGGAATACATTGCGATGCGGCTCGAGGACCAGGCCGCCCGGCGGGCCAAGTTCGGCAATTCGGCCTGCATGCAGGAACCGAACCTTAAAAATGGTTGCGGCGGCCTGCGGGATTACCAGAACCTGCTCTGGATGGCGTTGTTCAAGTATCGCACCCGTTCGTTGAAGGATTTGCAGGGGCACCAGTTCATCACCGAGAGCGAGCGCAAACAACTCGAAGCGGCTTATGATTTTCTCCTGCGGGTGCGCACCGAGATGCATTACCATGCCAACCGGGCGATGGATGTATTGAGCAAGAGCCTCCAGCCGGCGATTGCCCATAACCTCGGCTACCGCGAGCGCTCGCCCAGCAAGCGCATCGAGCAGTTTATGCGCGCCGTTTATACCCACTCGAGGAATATCTTTCTCATCACGCGCACGCTCGAACAGCGCATGGCTCTGTTGCCCCGCCCCAAGCGCCTTTCACTGCGCTCCTTTTTGCCCAAGGGCAAAACCCCTCCCGTCGAGCAGGTCGATGGCTTCAAATTCGTCGATGGCGAGATTCGCGCCGCCGCCCCGCGCGTCTTCCGCGAGCAACCCCGGCGGATGATGCGGGTTTTTATATATGCGCAACAACGCGGGCTGAACCTGGACCCGGATCTTGCGCAATTGGTGCGCAACGACATCGGGCTGGTCGATCGCTCGTTTCTCTCGGACGAGCATGTGCGCGAGTCGTTCCTGATGATTCTGAGCCAGCGCGGCAACGTCGCCCGGGTTCTGCGCGCCATGCACGAATGCGATTTGTTGGGCAAGTACATCCCCGAGTTCGGCAAGTTGACCTGCCTGGTCCAGCACGAGTTCTATCATCAATATACCGCCGACGAGCACACGCTGATGTGCATCGAGCAGCTCGACCGCATCTGGGAAGCCAAGGCGCCCCCGCAGGATGCCTACGCCCCGCTGTTCCAGAAGCTGGAACGGCCCTTTTTGCTTTATCTTGGCCTGCTTCTGCACGATGTGGGCAAGCCGGAGGGGCACGGCAATCATGCGGCGGTGAGCGCCCAATTGGCGCAGCGGGTGGCCAAACGGCTGGCGCTGGATGCCGCCTCGACGCAGAATCTGACGCTGCTCATCGAGAACCATCTTTTGATGGCCAGCACTTCCCAGCGGCGCGACCTGGACGATGAAGCCGTCATTCGCCGCTTTGCCGGCCAGGTGCAGGGCCCGGAGAATCTGGCTATGCTCACCCTGCACACCTTCGTCGATTCGCTGGCCACCAGCGACAAACTCTGGAACGGGTTCAAGGATTCGTTGCTGTGGAACCTGCATCATAAAGCGCTCCGGCTGCTCACCGGGGCTACCGAGTTCATGCGGGCAGGCGAGAAGCAGCGCGAGCTGCTCATGAATGAAGTCCGCCGGCAGATGCCGGACCAGCTCACTGACGAAGAGTTGCACGCTCATTTTGGCACGCTGCCCCAGCGTTATTTCCAGGTCCACTCCGCGCGGGAAATCCTCGATGACCTGGTCCTGGCGCACCGGTTCATGCGTCTCCAGGTCTCCGACGAGGAGAGCCCGCTCTCACCTGCGGTCAACTGGCATAATTACCCGGACCGCGCGTGCAACGCGGTGAAGGTGTGCACGTGGGACCGGGCGGGATTGTTCAGGAAGATCGCCGGGTCGCTGAGCGCGGCCGGGTTGAACATTCTGAGCGCACAGATTTTCACCCGCTCTGATGGAGTCGTGCTGGACACCTTCTTCGTCAATGATCCCAGGTCGGGCAACCTGGCCGGGGTGGACCAGCGGGACTTGTTCGAATCGCTCATCGACAAGGCGCTGACAGGCGAGGAGATTGATTTTCACGCGCTCATTGCGCGCCAGAAGGTGACCCGGCCGGCCTACCAGGCCTATACCGGGGAGCGCATCCCAACCCGAATAGCCTTTGATAACGAGTCTTCCGACACCCGGACCGTCATTGAAATCGAGAACGAAGACCGGATTGGGCTGCTGTACACTATCTCGCAGGCCCTGACCGCTCTGGAGCTGGACATCTCGGCAGCCAAGATCAACACCGAGAAGGGAGCCGCCATCGATATCTTTTACGTCCGCGAGTTGGCCGGCGGCAAGGTAATGGACCCGGCCCGACAGCGAACCATCGAGAGCCAGCTCCGGCAGGCGATTCGGGTCTTGGAAAAGTTGTAG